In Candidatus Poribacteria bacterium, a single genomic region encodes these proteins:
- a CDS encoding WD40 repeat domain-containing protein: protein MKVTATLFTLFVVFSPTTRAQESTQPNLPAGAIARLGKGSINGVQYAPDGTRLAVATSIGIWLYDTANGQEIALLTGHRSEVRSVAFSPDGRTLASGSADKTVCLWDTVSWTHKQICNGHQYKVVSVSFSPDGSVLASARGDGGDKRVYLWDAVTGECKGTFAGHRDAVNSVAFSPESGVLASGSSDGMVLLWRMTDSSQ from the coding sequence ATGAAAGTCACGGCAACCCTATTCACGCTTTTCGTTGTTTTCTCACCAACTACCCGTGCCCAAGAGTCCACACAACCAAACCTGCCCGCCGGAGCGATCGCCCGTCTTGGTAAAGGTTCGATAAACGGGGTACAGTATGCTCCCGACGGAACGCGGCTTGCTGTCGCTACCTCCATCGGTATCTGGCTCTACGATACCGCTAACGGTCAAGAAATAGCTCTGCTCACTGGCCATAGGTCGGAGGTCAGGAGCGTCGCGTTCAGTCCAGACGGAAGGACGCTTGCCAGTGGGAGTGCAGACAAGACAGTCTGCTTGTGGGATACTGTGTCGTGGACGCATAAACAGATATGCAACGGGCATCAGTACAAGGTGGTAAGTGTATCGTTCAGCCCGGACGGCAGCGTGCTTGCTAGCGCGAGGGGAGACGGTGGTGACAAGAGGGTGTATCTATGGGATGCTGTGACGGGTGAATGTAAGGGCACGTTCGCCGGGCATAGAGATGCGGTCAATAGCGTGGCGTTCAGCCCCGAGAGTGGCGTGCTCGCCAGTGGCAGTTCAGACGGGATGGTGCTCCTGTGGAGAATGACGGATTCGAGCCAGTGA
- a CDS encoding WD40 repeat domain-containing protein yields MKITGTLLILLALFSPNTLAVTAVYKDEFIGHSDAVNSVAFSPNGKLLASGSWDKTVQLWESETGEQKWLLTGHMASVVTVAFSPEDKTLASGSADKTVRLWDTARGTAKQMLTGHTDVVTSVTFSRDGKTLASGSADKTIRLWDGKTGDLIQTFTGHTDAVYSVAFSRDGTVLASGGNDKTVRLWDTETGKLIQTLTGHTESVNSVAFNRDDKVLASGSADKIVWLWDTETWQPKGRVIGHTDFVTSMAFSPKGDVLATGCVDTTVQLWDAKTGARLQTLKGHTEWVTSVAFNPKGSLLASGGADGTVQLWIMTE; encoded by the coding sequence ATGAAAATCACGGGGACACTACTTATTCTCTTGGCGCTGTTTTCACCGAACACCCTCGCTGTCACAGCGGTATACAAAGATGAATTCATCGGACATTCCGATGCGGTCAATAGTGTAGCATTCAGCCCGAACGGGAAGTTGCTCGCCAGTGGGAGTTGGGATAAGACGGTGCAGCTGTGGGAGAGCGAAACGGGTGAACAGAAGTGGCTGCTCACTGGACACATGGCGTCGGTTGTTACCGTAGCGTTCAGTCCGGAGGACAAGACGCTTGCCAGTGGGAGCGCAGACAAGACCGTCCGACTGTGGGACACGGCGAGAGGTACAGCGAAGCAGATGCTGACCGGTCATACGGACGTGGTCACGAGTGTGACATTCAGTCGAGACGGGAAGACGCTTGCCAGTGGGAGTGCAGACAAGACAATCCGACTGTGGGATGGCAAGACCGGTGACCTGATACAGACCTTCACCGGTCATACGGACGCCGTCTATAGCGTCGCGTTCAGTCGGGACGGGACGGTGCTTGCCAGTGGAGGTAACGACAAGACAGTCCGATTGTGGGACACCGAAACAGGTAAGTTGATACAGACGCTCACCGGTCATACGGAATCCGTCAATAGCGTCGCGTTCAATCGAGATGATAAAGTGCTTGCCAGTGGGAGTGCGGACAAAATAGTGTGGCTATGGGATACCGAAACGTGGCAACCGAAGGGAAGGGTCATCGGGCATACAGACTTTGTGACGAGCATGGCATTCAGTCCTAAGGGTGATGTACTTGCCACTGGATGTGTGGACACGACAGTGCAACTTTGGGATGCCAAAACAGGCGCACGTCTACAGACGCTTAAGGGGCATACGGAGTGGGTGACGAGCGTGGCGTTCAATCCTAAAGGGAGTCTACTGGCAAGTGGGGGTGCCGATGGAACGGTGCAACTATGGATAATGACCGAGTAG
- a CDS encoding WD40 repeat domain-containing protein, which translates to MKVTATLLMLLTLFSSNTLAATELPAAKLVGHTDRVRSVAFSPNGSLLASGSYDKTVLLWDVKTGSQKRLLTGHKGGIVAVTFSPNGKRIVSASLDGTVRLWDTRVDAHLRTLTGHNHHVVSVAFSPDGKTLASGSWDGTVRLWEVETWTHKRTLTGYTGWGLSLAFSPDGSLLAGGNIDGSVRLWDTEFWGEQRTTMTHGGMVHSVAFSPDGNTLASGGRDKIIWLKDPKTGESKGRFIAHTDNVHSLAFSPDGKTLASGSRDKTVLLWDMATGEPKRTLTGHTDVVDSVAFSPDGRMLVTGSWDKTVLLWKITD; encoded by the coding sequence ATGAAAGTCACAGCGACATTATTGATGCTTCTGACACTGTTCTCATCGAACACCCTCGCCGCCACGGAGCTACCTGCAGCGAAACTCGTCGGGCACACGGATAGAGTCAGAAGCGTCGCATTCAGTCCAAATGGTAGCCTGCTTGCCAGTGGAAGCTACGACAAGACCGTGTTGCTGTGGGACGTCAAAACGGGGAGCCAGAAGCGGCTACTGACCGGGCATAAGGGTGGGATCGTAGCGGTAACGTTCAGCCCGAATGGCAAGCGAATTGTCAGTGCGAGTTTGGACGGGACGGTGCGGTTATGGGATACGAGGGTAGACGCGCACCTGCGGACACTCACCGGACATAATCATCACGTCGTGAGTGTTGCTTTCAGTCCGGATGGAAAGACGCTTGCCAGTGGGAGTTGGGACGGTACGGTACGGCTGTGGGAGGTCGAGACGTGGACACATAAGCGGACACTCACGGGGTATACGGGATGGGGCTTGAGCCTAGCGTTCAGTCCAGATGGTAGCCTGCTTGCCGGTGGGAATATAGACGGTTCCGTGCGGTTATGGGATACCGAGTTCTGGGGCGAGCAACGGACGACCATGACGCATGGCGGTATGGTCCATAGCGTCGCATTCAGTCCGGACGGCAACACGCTTGCCAGCGGCGGTCGGGACAAGATTATATGGCTGAAGGATCCCAAAACGGGGGAGTCCAAGGGAAGGTTCATTGCGCATACCGATAATGTTCATAGCCTCGCGTTCAGTCCAGATGGAAAAACGCTCGCCAGTGGAAGTCGGGACAAGACGGTGTTGCTGTGGGATATGGCGACAGGTGAACCGAAGCGGACGCTCACCGGGCATACAGATGTGGTCGATAGCGTGGCATTCAGTCCGGATGGTAGGATGCTCGTCACCGGGAGTTGGGACAAGACGGTGCTCCTATGGAAAATCACCGATTAA
- a CDS encoding DNA methyltransferase: MTITNRKYKDETWDFVKADTKEYTHCLHNYPAMMIPQIARELLNRYGTPNGWLLDPYCGTGTSLVEASMFGMNGVGCDINPLVRLIATAKTTPISLQVLERHSQDLMDAIFQVGFFEDVPSAPIPDVLNLEYWFSEDVTSHLSFLRDRINAVQDESVRNFFWVAFSETVRECSYTRNGEFKLYRMPAQKLATFQPDVFGVFQDKLTRNRAGLEVYLRKRKDVEIFVSSRNTANRGLPETQPPNGFDLIITSPPYGDSQTTVAYGQFSRLSADWIGLEDSRKVDRISMGGSQKKSRLSDSPVDLAIGEIRTVDKKRASQVEAFYIDLERSISSVAPLLAKGSTICYVVGNRRVKGVALPTDAFIISAFGKHGFSHTETIVRNIPNKRMPKKNSPSNVAGETDLTMHEENIVVCQR, from the coding sequence ATGACAATAACGAACCGCAAATACAAAGATGAAACCTGGGACTTCGTCAAAGCGGATACAAAAGAGTATACCCACTGCCTCCACAACTACCCGGCGATGATGATTCCCCAAATCGCAAGGGAACTCTTGAATCGGTACGGGACGCCGAATGGGTGGTTACTCGATCCGTATTGCGGGACTGGCACCTCGTTGGTTGAGGCGTCGATGTTCGGCATGAACGGCGTAGGCTGTGATATCAACCCCCTTGTGAGACTGATAGCAACCGCCAAAACGACCCCAATCTCGCTACAGGTTCTTGAACGCCATTCGCAGGATTTGATGGACGCTATTTTTCAGGTTGGGTTCTTTGAAGACGTGCCATCCGCGCCGATCCCCGATGTCCTGAATCTGGAGTATTGGTTCTCCGAAGACGTTACCAGCCACCTCTCTTTTCTGCGGGATCGCATCAACGCTGTCCAAGATGAATCGGTCCGAAATTTCTTCTGGGTTGCATTCTCGGAGACGGTTCGAGAATGCTCCTATACCAGAAATGGGGAGTTCAAGTTGTACCGAATGCCGGCTCAAAAATTGGCAACCTTCCAGCCCGATGTCTTTGGGGTTTTTCAGGATAAGCTAACCAGAAATAGGGCAGGGCTTGAGGTTTATCTCCGAAAAAGGAAAGATGTCGAGATATTTGTTTCGAGTAGGAATACAGCGAACCGCGGATTGCCCGAAACGCAACCGCCGAACGGATTCGATCTGATTATTACCTCTCCACCCTACGGCGATTCACAAACGACCGTTGCTTATGGGCAGTTTTCACGCCTGTCGGCGGATTGGATCGGCCTGGAGGATTCGCGGAAGGTTGACCGCATTTCGATGGGAGGGAGTCAGAAAAAGAGTAGGTTGTCTGATTCGCCCGTTGATTTGGCGATAGGAGAGATCCGTACTGTTGATAAGAAACGGGCGAGTCAAGTGGAGGCGTTCTATATCGACTTGGAGCGTAGCATCAGTTCGGTTGCCCCGTTGCTTGCCAAGGGTTCGACGATCTGCTATGTTGTGGGGAATCGTAGGGTGAAGGGGGTGGCACTCCCGACCGATGCGTTTATTATCTCTGCTTTTGGCAAGCACGGATTTTCGCATACGGAGACCATCGTTAGGAATATACCGAACAAGCGCATGCCAAAAAAGAACAGCCCTTCCAACGTCGCCGGTGAGACGGATCTCACGATGCACGAGGAGAACATCGTTGTCTGCCAACGCTAA